A genomic window from Triticum urartu cultivar G1812 chromosome 7, Tu2.1, whole genome shotgun sequence includes:
- the LOC125524577 gene encoding uncharacterized protein LOC125524577: MSSSATKKGASMVVATSMAAVEALKDQAGLCRWDYALRSLYHRAVVTGRRAVPASLTSTSSSSQATSGSVAVVGRAARPRRSEEEKLHKAYHIVCWAPN, encoded by the coding sequence ATGAGCTCGTCGGCGACCAAGAAGGGGGCGTCGATGGTGGTGGCGACGAGCATGGCGGCGGTGGAGGCGCTCAAGGACCAGGCGGGGCTGTGCCGCTGGGACTACGCGCTCCGCTCGCTCTACCACCGTGCTGTTGTCACCGGCCGCCGTGCCGTCCCGGCGTCCctcacctccacctcctcctcctcccaggCCACGAGCGGCAGTGTGGCCGTCGTCGGGAGGGCTGCCCGGCCCAGGCGATCCGAGGAGGAGAAGCTGCACAAGGCGTACCACATCGTCTGCTGGGCCCCCAACTGA